From Echinicola jeungdonensis, the proteins below share one genomic window:
- a CDS encoding DEAD/DEAH box helicase produces the protein MSFKKLNIIPPILKALEDKNYTQPTSIQKQAIPLILEGNDVLGCAQTGTGKTAAFAIPVIQHINETTPSKESRPKIRSLIVTPTRELAIQIEENIQKYGKYTNVKHAVIFGGVKQSQQVDKLKEGVHILVATPGRLLDLMDQGYISLKNIELFVLDEADRMLDMGFINDIKKLLRLLPVKRQSLFFSATMPENILNLSKEILNKPQKVEVTPVSSTAETIQQYLYFTNKSSKKSLLLHILETEEIDQVLLFSRTKHGSDRIVRDLKKKKINAAAIHGDKAQNQRQKVLRDFKAGKIQVLVATDIAARGIDIDKLKYVINFDIPDIAETYIHRIGRSGRAGEAGIALSLCGPEENAYIKDIEKLAKKRIKIIENHPFPQTEKPMTALEKKEWNKEKQLRKQEFFTKRKKNR, from the coding sequence ATGAGTTTTAAAAAATTGAATATCATTCCGCCTATTTTAAAAGCGTTAGAAGATAAAAATTATACCCAGCCTACATCCATACAAAAACAAGCCATCCCTCTTATTTTGGAAGGCAATGATGTATTGGGCTGTGCCCAAACTGGAACGGGAAAAACGGCTGCCTTTGCCATTCCTGTTATCCAACACATTAACGAAACTACACCCTCAAAAGAGTCCCGTCCAAAAATACGGTCCTTGATCGTCACCCCCACCAGAGAATTGGCCATTCAAATCGAGGAAAACATTCAAAAATATGGCAAATACACCAATGTAAAACATGCCGTCATCTTTGGAGGGGTAAAACAAAGTCAACAGGTGGACAAACTAAAAGAAGGAGTCCACATATTGGTGGCCACACCTGGCCGGTTATTGGACTTAATGGACCAAGGTTATATCAGTTTGAAAAACATTGAGCTTTTTGTCCTGGATGAGGCAGACCGGATGTTGGATATGGGATTTATCAACGACATCAAAAAGCTCCTAAGATTGCTCCCGGTCAAAAGACAATCCTTATTTTTTTCCGCTACTATGCCTGAAAACATCCTCAACCTTTCGAAGGAAATCCTGAATAAACCTCAAAAAGTAGAGGTCACCCCGGTTTCTTCCACTGCGGAAACGATCCAACAATACCTTTATTTCACCAATAAAAGCAGTAAAAAAAGCTTGCTATTGCATATTTTAGAAACAGAAGAAATTGACCAGGTGCTTTTGTTTTCCAGAACCAAACATGGTTCCGACAGGATAGTCCGTGACCTGAAAAAGAAAAAAATCAATGCCGCTGCCATTCATGGTGATAAAGCCCAAAACCAAAGGCAAAAAGTCCTGAGGGATTTTAAAGCCGGTAAAATCCAGGTATTGGTTGCTACCGATATTGCTGCCAGGGGAATAGATATCGATAAGTTGAAATATGTAATCAATTTTGATATTCCTGATATTGCAGAAACCTATATCCACCGGATTGGCCGATCTGGAAGAGCTGGGGAAGCAGGAATTGCCCTTTCCTTATGCGGTCCCGAGGAAAATGCTTATATCAAGGATATAGAAAAGCTGGCAAAAAAGCGGATAAAAATTATAGAAAACCATCCATTCCCTCAAACAGAAAAGCCTATGACTGCTCTGGAAAAAAAGGAGTGGAACAAAGAAAAACAACTGCGTAAACAGGAATTTTTTACCAAACGAAAAAAGAATAGATAA
- a CDS encoding ribulokinase — translation MKDNFVIGLDYGSDSVRAVIVNAGNGEVKTSHVFWYPRWKEGKYCDPVTNQFRQHPLDHFEGLEVTIKAVVNESGIPADQIKGICVDTTGSSPMAVDKKGKPLAFTPEFAENPNALMVLWKDHTAIKEADEINELARNWGGEDFTKYEGGIYSSEWFWAKILHVIREDKAVSEAAYSWVEHCDVITAELTGANDPLEFKRSRCAAGHKALWHESWDGLPPKEFLGQLDPRLADLRDRLYTETYTSDLPAGKLSPEWAKKLGLNEDTVVAVGTFDAHAGAVGGEVAENTLVKVMGTSTCDIMVASYDAIGDNLVKGICGQVDGSVIPGTIGLEAGQSGFGDVLAWFKKLLIEPAAKLIRASNKLDDAAKESLIHEMDDNLLIQLTNEALEIPLSETAPVALDWVNGRRTPDANQSLKGALMGLNMGTDAARVFKALVESICFGSKKIVDRFKEEGVQIDTVIGMGGVAKKSKLVMQTMADVLNMPIKIATSDQAPALGAAMYASVAAGIHPDTETAIATMTNGFDAVYEPNPENVEVYEKLYEKYEAFGDFVEGKKTIAVTN, via the coding sequence ATGAAGGACAACTTTGTCATAGGCCTGGACTATGGTTCCGATTCTGTTCGGGCGGTAATTGTCAATGCAGGCAATGGGGAGGTGAAAACCAGCCATGTATTCTGGTATCCCCGCTGGAAAGAAGGGAAATATTGTGATCCTGTTACGAACCAATTCAGACAACATCCCCTGGACCATTTTGAAGGATTGGAAGTGACCATAAAAGCCGTGGTAAATGAGTCTGGAATTCCTGCGGATCAAATAAAAGGTATCTGTGTGGATACCACCGGTTCATCTCCAATGGCAGTGGATAAAAAAGGGAAACCTTTAGCATTTACCCCAGAATTTGCTGAAAATCCCAATGCTTTAATGGTATTGTGGAAAGATCATACGGCTATTAAGGAAGCTGATGAAATCAATGAATTGGCAAGAAATTGGGGTGGAGAGGATTTTACCAAATATGAAGGGGGGATTTATTCTTCTGAATGGTTTTGGGCCAAAATCCTTCATGTGATCCGTGAAGATAAAGCGGTGTCCGAAGCAGCGTATTCTTGGGTGGAGCATTGTGATGTGATCACGGCTGAGTTGACCGGGGCAAATGATCCCTTGGAATTCAAGAGAAGCCGGTGTGCAGCAGGTCACAAAGCGTTATGGCATGAAAGCTGGGATGGACTTCCTCCCAAAGAATTTCTGGGCCAATTGGATCCAAGATTGGCAGATTTGAGGGACCGTTTATATACCGAAACTTATACTTCGGATTTGCCTGCAGGAAAACTAAGTCCTGAATGGGCCAAAAAGCTTGGCTTGAACGAAGATACAGTAGTAGCTGTGGGGACTTTTGATGCCCATGCTGGTGCCGTTGGAGGGGAAGTTGCCGAAAATACTTTGGTAAAAGTAATGGGTACCTCTACCTGTGATATTATGGTGGCTTCTTATGATGCCATTGGTGACAATTTGGTGAAAGGTATCTGCGGTCAGGTGGATGGCTCCGTTATCCCAGGTACCATTGGGTTGGAAGCCGGCCAATCAGGATTCGGTGATGTACTGGCTTGGTTCAAGAAATTGTTGATCGAACCTGCTGCCAAACTGATCAGGGCAAGTAATAAACTGGACGATGCTGCCAAAGAGAGTTTGATCCACGAAATGGATGATAATTTGCTGATCCAATTGACTAATGAGGCTTTGGAGATACCACTTTCTGAAACTGCTCCAGTTGCTTTGGATTGGGTAAATGGTAGAAGAACTCCTGATGCCAATCAATCCTTGAAAGGTGCCCTGATGGGACTGAATATGGGAACTGATGCTGCCAGAGTATTCAAAGCCTTGGTTGAATCCATTTGCTTTGGTTCCAAAAAGATCGTGGACCGCTTTAAGGAAGAAGGAGTGCAAATTGATACTGTTATTGGTATGGGGGGTGTTGCCAAAAAATCCAAATTGGTAATGCAAACAATGGCTGATGTGTTGAATATGCCAATTAAAATTGCCACTTCTGATCAGGCCCCAGCCTTGGGAGCAGCCATGTATGCTTCAGTAGCAGCAGGCATCCATCCGGACACGGAAACAGCTATCGCTACCATGACCAATGGATTTGATGCGGTTTATGAGCCGAATCCGGAAAATGTGGAGGTTTATGAAAAACTATACGAAAAATACGAAGCATTTGGAGACTTTGTGGAAGGAAAAAAAACCATTGCAGTAACCAATTAA
- a CDS encoding LacI family DNA-binding transcriptional regulator, protein MKKKRVTLKDIAKELEVSISTVSRALKDHPDIDKKLREKIQKLAQKWNYIPNPLAMGLLRQQTRVIGVIVPDIVTYFFSSIIEGIENELREAGYYIVISSSKESVQKEIECVNNLLNLRIDGLIVCLAQDSHSTAHFKKVLEHEVPLVFFDRVCLEKKVSTIVTDNISMARDITTHFFENGAKKIAHITGPKHLNIVKERAEGYLKGLEIAGINFDKKYLIHTDLSPESAGRATKKLLALPEKPDAILGVNDTVIFSTMKAIKRIGLRIPEDILLAGFSDEFHATVVEPQLTSVAHPTHEIGRNAAKLILEQILEGRPIQKKIVLNTELHIRESSIRN, encoded by the coding sequence ATGAAAAAAAAGCGGGTTACTCTAAAGGATATTGCTAAGGAATTGGAGGTTTCCATTTCCACAGTTTCCCGGGCATTGAAGGATCATCCAGACATCGACAAAAAGCTAAGAGAGAAAATCCAAAAATTGGCCCAAAAGTGGAATTACATCCCCAACCCATTGGCCATGGGCTTGCTCCGCCAACAAACCCGGGTAATTGGGGTCATTGTTCCGGATATAGTGACTTATTTTTTCTCTTCCATCATTGAAGGAATTGAAAACGAACTTAGGGAAGCGGGCTATTATATTGTAATTTCATCTTCTAAAGAATCAGTACAAAAGGAGATTGAATGTGTCAACAACCTTTTAAACCTTCGCATTGATGGATTAATCGTATGTTTGGCACAAGACAGCCATTCTACTGCCCATTTTAAAAAGGTATTGGAGCATGAGGTGCCATTGGTTTTCTTTGATAGGGTATGTCTGGAAAAGAAGGTATCCACTATTGTAACGGACAATATCAGCATGGCCAGGGATATCACCACTCATTTTTTTGAAAACGGAGCCAAAAAAATTGCCCATATTACAGGGCCCAAACATCTTAATATTGTAAAGGAACGAGCGGAAGGATACCTTAAGGGCCTGGAAATTGCTGGAATTAACTTTGATAAGAAATACTTGATCCATACTGACCTTTCCCCTGAAAGTGCAGGAAGGGCAACCAAAAAACTATTAGCTTTACCGGAAAAACCTGATGCCATCCTAGGGGTAAATGATACCGTTATTTTTTCTACCATGAAGGCTATAAAAAGAATTGGCCTAAGGATACCCGAAGACATTTTGTTAGCTGGTTTTTCAGATGAATTCCATGCCACAGTAGTAGAACCTCAATTGACCTCAGTAGCTCATCCCACCCATGAAATAGGCAGAAATGCCGCCAAACTCATCTTGGAACAAATCCTGGAAGGCCGCCCAATTCAGAAAAAAATAGTACTGAACACAGAACTCCATATCAGGGAGTCTTCAATTAGAAACTGA
- a CDS encoding aldo/keto reductase, protein MKLKPLGKTGIQVPAIVFGTSALGNLFKVLDPEVKLDIVRESIRFTQPQTVFDSAGKYGAGLALEALGKSLKALEIPKENVVISNKLGWVRSPLVGYEPQFEPGIWKGLKYDAVQKISYEGILRCFEEGNELLQGYVPQLVSVHDPDEYLAQAKNPEEEARLFEDILEAYRALEDLKKQGLVKGIGVGAKDWKIIPRIYEHVNLDWVMFANSMTIISHPKELLDFMQKLSDQGVGIINSAIFQSGFLVGGDHYDYQLIHPDTEESKRKFDWRDQFFQVCKEFEIAPAHACVQFGLSAPGVSSVALSTTESSKVKRNVIATEQKLPEAFWSELKNRSLLHEYSPV, encoded by the coding sequence ATGAAGTTAAAACCATTAGGAAAAACAGGAATCCAAGTCCCTGCGATTGTATTCGGAACCAGTGCTTTAGGAAATCTTTTTAAGGTATTGGATCCCGAGGTGAAGTTGGATATTGTAAGAGAAAGTATCCGGTTTACTCAGCCGCAAACAGTTTTTGACTCAGCCGGAAAATATGGGGCCGGATTGGCCCTGGAAGCTTTGGGCAAAAGTCTCAAAGCCCTGGAAATCCCCAAGGAAAATGTAGTGATCAGCAATAAATTGGGTTGGGTGCGAAGTCCCTTAGTAGGTTATGAGCCCCAATTTGAACCTGGAATTTGGAAAGGGTTGAAATATGATGCTGTTCAAAAAATCAGTTATGAAGGCATTTTAAGGTGTTTTGAAGAAGGTAATGAACTGCTACAAGGCTATGTGCCCCAGCTGGTGTCCGTACATGACCCGGATGAATATTTAGCTCAGGCCAAAAATCCTGAAGAAGAAGCTAGACTTTTTGAGGATATTTTGGAGGCCTACCGTGCCTTGGAAGATTTGAAAAAGCAAGGATTGGTAAAAGGCATTGGAGTGGGTGCCAAGGACTGGAAAATAATACCCAGGATTTATGAGCATGTCAATTTGGACTGGGTTATGTTTGCTAATAGCATGACCATTATTTCCCATCCCAAGGAGTTGCTGGACTTTATGCAAAAACTTTCTGATCAAGGTGTCGGAATTATTAATTCTGCCATATTCCAATCCGGATTTTTGGTAGGAGGAGATCATTATGATTACCAATTAATCCATCCTGACACCGAGGAATCAAAAAGGAAATTTGACTGGAGGGATCAATTTTTCCAGGTGTGTAAGGAATTTGAAATTGCCCCGGCGCATGCTTGTGTGCAATTTGGCCTCTCAGCCCCTGGGGTGTCCAGCGTTGCTTTAAGTACCACCGAATCTTCCAAGGTAAAAAGGAACGTAATTGCTACAGAGCAAAAGTTACCTGAAGCCTTTTGGAGTGAACTGAAAAACAGGTCACTTCTACATGAATACAGTCCTGTTTAA
- the fucP gene encoding L-fucose:H+ symporter permease: MPVQTMKEKGKAALVSRETLIPFILITSLFLLWGLANNMTDTLLAAFKKILSMTDTQTSWIQMAFYGAYFCLALPAAIFIKKYSYKSGVLLGLGLFAVGGMLFYPASIVMSYGFFLFALYVLAGGLSILETSANPYILVMGPEESATRRLNLAQSFNPVGSIIGVLLSKVFILSKLNVAEAEERSQMSPEMLRSIQQEELSSVMGTYVGVALFLVLVWILIKMTPMPKASELGVPDKLANGFKRLMANKNYVFGVLAQFFYVGAQIGVWSFTIRYVMQELGHNESDASNYYLIAMFLFTGFRFVFTALMKIIRPSVLLSLASGLAICCTLVVIYANGMVGAIALVGISGCMSMMFPTIYGLAAQGLGDDTKLGGSGLIMAILGGAVFPVIQGLISDNLQSIQLSYYVPAGCFLVVMAYGIYHYNHKIEIMAAAKAKN; this comes from the coding sequence ATGCCCGTTCAAACAATGAAAGAAAAGGGGAAAGCCGCATTGGTTTCCAGGGAAACCTTGATTCCCTTTATATTAATAACCAGTTTGTTTTTGCTTTGGGGACTGGCCAACAACATGACAGATACCTTGTTGGCGGCCTTTAAGAAGATCCTGAGCATGACGGATACCCAGACTTCCTGGATTCAAATGGCCTTTTATGGAGCATATTTCTGTTTGGCTCTGCCAGCTGCCATCTTTATAAAGAAATATTCTTACAAGTCAGGTGTATTGCTTGGTTTAGGCTTATTTGCTGTGGGAGGGATGTTGTTCTATCCTGCCAGCATTGTCATGTCCTATGGCTTTTTCCTTTTTGCCCTTTATGTTTTGGCAGGGGGACTTTCCATCCTGGAGACTTCTGCCAATCCATACATCCTTGTGATGGGGCCAGAAGAATCAGCTACCAGAAGGCTAAACCTTGCCCAGTCCTTTAATCCAGTTGGATCCATTATTGGAGTGTTACTGAGTAAAGTGTTTATCCTTTCCAAATTAAATGTGGCAGAGGCAGAAGAAAGGAGTCAAATGAGTCCGGAGATGTTGCGGTCCATTCAACAAGAAGAGCTTTCTTCCGTGATGGGGACCTATGTGGGTGTGGCTTTGTTTTTGGTTTTGGTGTGGATCCTGATCAAAATGACCCCTATGCCCAAAGCTTCGGAGTTAGGTGTACCTGATAAACTGGCCAATGGATTTAAAAGGCTAATGGCCAATAAAAACTATGTCTTTGGTGTTTTGGCCCAATTCTTTTATGTGGGTGCCCAAATTGGGGTATGGTCATTTACCATCCGGTATGTAATGCAGGAGCTTGGCCATAATGAAAGTGATGCATCAAATTATTATTTGATTGCCATGTTCTTGTTTACCGGTTTTAGGTTTGTCTTTACCGCTTTGATGAAGATAATCCGGCCAAGTGTGCTCCTGTCACTAGCTTCTGGCTTGGCCATTTGCTGTACCTTGGTTGTTATTTATGCCAATGGAATGGTAGGAGCCATAGCCTTGGTAGGCATTTCAGGATGTATGTCCATGATGTTCCCTACAATTTATGGTTTAGCAGCCCAAGGATTGGGAGATGATACCAAGCTTGGAGGTTCAGGGCTGATCATGGCAATCCTGGGTGGAGCAGTTTTCCCCGTAATTCAGGGCCTTATTTCTGATAATTTGCAAAGCATTCAGCTGTCTTATTATGTTCCAGCTGGCTGTTTCTTGGTGGTAATGGCTTATGGCATTTACCATTATAATCACAAAATAGAAATAATGGCAGCAGCCAAAGCAAAGAATTAG
- a CDS encoding L-ribulose-5-phosphate 4-epimerase has protein sequence MSKFKELKRECYEANMELPKLDLVVYTFGNVSAVDRNEGVFAIKPSGVPYEELKAEDIVICDFDNKIIEGNKRPSSDTKTHAYLYKEWEKVGGIVHTHSLYGVSWAQAQMDIPIFGTTHADHLTKDIPCAAPMADELIEGNYEHMTGKQILDCFEEKGLDYEEVEMILVGSHGPFAWGKDAAKAVYNSKVLEEVAKMAYLTLQINPNAPRLKDALIKKHYERKHGKDAYYGQGC, from the coding sequence ATGAGCAAGTTTAAAGAGCTAAAAAGAGAATGTTACGAAGCCAACATGGAGCTTCCAAAATTGGATTTGGTGGTTTACACTTTTGGAAATGTGAGTGCTGTGGATAGGAATGAAGGAGTGTTTGCCATTAAGCCCAGTGGTGTGCCCTATGAAGAGTTGAAAGCTGAGGATATTGTCATCTGTGATTTTGACAATAAAATCATTGAAGGAAATAAAAGACCATCTTCCGATACAAAAACCCATGCTTACTTATACAAAGAATGGGAAAAGGTCGGTGGTATTGTGCATACACACTCTCTATATGGTGTGAGTTGGGCGCAAGCTCAAATGGATATTCCGATTTTTGGAACTACCCATGCCGATCACTTGACCAAAGACATTCCTTGTGCTGCACCTATGGCTGATGAGCTGATTGAGGGTAATTATGAACACATGACTGGCAAGCAGATTTTAGATTGCTTTGAAGAAAAAGGGCTAGACTATGAGGAGGTTGAAATGATCCTGGTAGGAAGCCATGGTCCATTTGCCTGGGGTAAGGATGCAGCCAAAGCCGTTTACAATAGTAAAGTTTTGGAAGAAGTTGCAAAAATGGCTTATCTTACGCTCCAAATTAACCCTAATGCTCCACGATTGAAGGATGCTTTG
- a CDS encoding SAM-dependent methyltransferase yields the protein MADKEDLDFTYSTIDEIFRLSMGETGDFSGAKYDGDFSLSLEEAQKAKHKFIAESLDIKSGSRVLDMGCGWGPFSKYVQELGASSIGLTLSQGQAEACRKNGLNVYVKDCRTVKPEDFGMFDAISCVGAFEHFCSIEDWKSGKQEKVYKDFFHTVYNLLPKGGRLYLQTMVFGKNMIDFEDINIDAPKGSPAHVCALMVEQFPGSWLPYGLEMIQKNANPYFNLISHSSGRLDYIETIGQWRKRFRKFNLKKYMLYLSLLPKFFTDKAFRNRVEIFRISPNRICFEKEIMDHYRLVFEK from the coding sequence ATGGCTGACAAGGAGGATCTGGACTTCACCTACTCGACGATTGATGAAATTTTCCGATTGAGCATGGGAGAGACGGGAGATTTTAGTGGTGCAAAATACGATGGAGATTTTTCACTTTCTTTAGAAGAAGCCCAAAAGGCCAAGCACAAATTTATTGCAGAAAGCCTCGATATTAAAAGTGGAAGTCGTGTATTGGATATGGGCTGTGGCTGGGGCCCATTCTCGAAATATGTACAGGAATTGGGCGCTTCAAGTATTGGGCTGACTTTGTCCCAAGGGCAGGCGGAGGCTTGTCGAAAAAACGGCCTGAATGTTTATGTGAAAGATTGCCGAACAGTAAAGCCCGAAGATTTTGGAATGTTTGATGCCATTTCCTGTGTTGGGGCCTTCGAACATTTCTGTTCCATAGAGGATTGGAAATCAGGGAAACAGGAAAAAGTGTACAAGGATTTTTTCCATACAGTTTATAACCTATTGCCCAAAGGAGGCAGGTTATATTTGCAAACTATGGTTTTTGGAAAGAATATGATCGATTTTGAAGATATCAATATCGATGCCCCCAAAGGCTCACCCGCCCATGTCTGTGCCCTGATGGTAGAACAATTTCCGGGTTCATGGTTACCATATGGACTTGAAATGATCCAAAAAAATGCCAATCCCTATTTTAATCTGATTTCCCATAGCAGTGGAAGGCTGGATTACATTGAGACAATAGGGCAATGGAGAAAACGGTTCCGGAAATTCAATTTGAAAAAGTACATGCTTTACCTCAGCCTTCTTCCTAAATTTTTTACCGACAAAGCCTTCAGAAACAGAGTGGAGATTTTTCGTATAAGTCCTAATCGCATTTGCTTTGAAAAGGAAATAATGGACCATTATCGGTTGGTGTTTGAAAAATAA
- a CDS encoding VIT1/CCC1 transporter family protein has translation MENPEALDENTLHGEKGFLSKHEKYLGEFVYGGIDGCVTTFAVVAGSVGAGLDSSIIIILGFANLFADGFSMSIGAYLSSKSQIDNFHKHQEIEYWEVKHIPETEKDEIRSIYREKGFEGEMLERVVETITEDKDRWVDVMMKEELEMMKDKKSPHIIAGTTFFSFLLIGFIPLLVYVLDYITSIGQHLFFLSSLMTGAGFIIIGALKTYVTNTNIWKGILETLFLGLIAAVVAYYVGDFLEKLITGGF, from the coding sequence ATGGAAAACCCAGAAGCTTTAGATGAAAACACCCTCCATGGGGAAAAGGGATTTTTATCCAAACACGAAAAATACCTTGGTGAATTTGTATATGGAGGCATCGATGGTTGCGTCACCACTTTTGCAGTGGTAGCAGGTTCGGTTGGTGCAGGACTCGACAGCTCCATCATTATAATTCTAGGTTTTGCCAACCTGTTTGCTGATGGCTTTTCCATGTCCATCGGGGCTTATTTATCTTCCAAATCTCAAATTGACAATTTCCATAAACACCAGGAAATAGAATATTGGGAAGTCAAACACATTCCAGAAACGGAAAAAGATGAAATCAGGTCTATTTATAGGGAAAAAGGATTTGAAGGAGAAATGTTGGAAAGAGTAGTGGAGACAATAACTGAGGACAAAGACCGATGGGTAGATGTGATGATGAAGGAAGAACTTGAGATGATGAAAGACAAAAAATCACCCCATATCATAGCAGGAACTACTTTTTTTTCATTCCTTTTAATTGGATTCATCCCCTTGTTGGTTTATGTTTTGGATTACATAACCTCTATCGGACAGCATCTGTTTTTTCTTTCTTCATTAATGACTGGTGCAGGATTCATTATTATAGGGGCTCTAAAAACCTATGTTACCAACACCAATATTTGGAAAGGCATATTAGAAACCCTTTTCCTGGGACTTATAGCTGCAGTAGTAGCCTATTATGTTGGAGATTTTTTGGAAAAATTGATAACCGGGGGGTTTTAG
- a CDS encoding zinc-binding alcohol dehydrogenase family protein, whose amino-acid sequence MNILTCDEPGVFTYGTDEKPALESGKAIIKIKRIGICGTDLHAYEGTQPYFNYPRVLGHELAGELVEADGAEGFSPGDLVTIIPYFNCGECVACKAGKPNCCAKISVFGVHEDGGMKEYITVPSSALVKKEGLTLDQLALAEPLAIGAHGVRRAGVNQGEFVLVMGAGPIGLGVMEFARIAGGKVIAMDINEDRLKFCRDVLGVEYTVNATEDFKAQIDEITGGSFAEVIIDATGSSRAIHNGFELLAHGGRYVLVGLQKGPIEFSHPEFHKRESTLMSSRNATRKDFDTVLTALRDKKVKAESYITHQVAFDQVKQDFATWLDPANKVIKAMVNL is encoded by the coding sequence ATGAATATTCTAACTTGTGATGAACCAGGTGTATTTACCTATGGAACAGACGAAAAACCAGCCTTGGAGTCAGGAAAGGCCATAATAAAAATCAAGCGTATAGGTATATGCGGTACCGATCTTCATGCTTATGAAGGTACTCAGCCATATTTCAATTACCCAAGGGTATTGGGCCATGAGCTTGCGGGTGAATTGGTAGAGGCGGATGGTGCTGAGGGTTTTTCCCCGGGTGATCTGGTAACAATCATTCCTTATTTTAATTGTGGGGAATGCGTGGCTTGTAAAGCCGGAAAGCCTAACTGTTGTGCGAAAATCAGTGTGTTTGGCGTTCACGAAGATGGAGGGATGAAAGAATATATTACCGTTCCTTCCTCTGCTTTGGTCAAAAAAGAAGGGTTGACCTTGGATCAATTGGCGCTGGCTGAACCATTGGCCATTGGAGCCCATGGTGTGAGAAGAGCAGGAGTGAACCAGGGAGAATTTGTCTTGGTCATGGGTGCAGGCCCAATTGGCTTGGGTGTAATGGAATTTGCCCGTATCGCCGGAGGAAAAGTTATTGCTATGGATATCAATGAAGACAGATTGAAGTTCTGCCGGGATGTCCTTGGAGTGGAATATACCGTCAATGCCACGGAGGATTTTAAAGCACAAATTGATGAAATCACTGGAGGAAGTTTTGCTGAGGTGATCATTGATGCCACAGGAAGCTCCAGGGCCATTCATAATGGGTTTGAATTGTTAGCCCATGGTGGCAGGTATGTATTGGTTGGCTTGCAAAAAGGGCCAATTGAATTCAGCCATCCGGAATTCCATAAGCGTGAATCTACCTTGATGAGCAGCAGAAATGCTACCCGGAAAGATTTTGATACGGTATTAACAGCATTGAGGGACAAAAAGGTGAAAGCTGAGTCCTATATCACTCACCAAGTGGCTTTTGATCAAGTAAAGCAGGATTTTGCAACCTGGTTGGACCCTGCCAATAAGGTGATAAAAGCTATGGTGAATTTGTAA